Part of the Mangifera indica cultivar Alphonso chromosome 4, CATAS_Mindica_2.1, whole genome shotgun sequence genome, tTAACtcgaatataattttaattgtaattaaaaaatcatcatcatttatgATATACaacttaatatttgattaaatgttgTGTTTATTGATGAATAATAAGAGAGTCATGAAGCCCCTTTAGATAAAATCCTGATTCCACAAAGGCCTCCGTCTACCTACTCAtgaaaaccaattttttaactaatttgatatataattctGTAAATATCACGCTCCAGTTAACTTTAATTAACAGAATTGCAATTGCCCATCTACTTACTTATCTTTGAATTTTgacaaatattttgatttttgttattaaagCTGGGGCTCTAATTatggtattattattattattttcattttattatactttttgtGCGTTATGTGAGGAAAAACCTAGAATAGAATAATATGGGATATCATAAAATTGATGTATTATATGCATCACATGTCAATATCcgaattgaaaatgaaaaactcaTTAGTTCTATATACTTTCAGTTAACTCATTAATTACCCaatccaataatcttttatatccagacaaaaaacaaattaaaattattagattaaatatGAAGTAACGTCTAtgatttaaacttataattCATTCGAATGTTGTTACTCTAAAATGTTCATATTgttgaaaatttgacaaaaaggTATAAATTTTAACGAAAACccaagtttattattattattattattattaaattaattgactgaagaattaaaacaaaaaatatactGTTCTTTCCGAGTTAGTGAGCCATATTCAATCTGACGCAGCCTCCATGCAATATTATATGGAACATATGAAGGAACAAATCAATGACGTCATTACATCTTATCGAAGATTTTGCAAGTGGCTTTTTATAGACAAATTATTGGCACACAGTAACATTTAGCggtttcttttatgattttccCATCGTGTTGCCGGAAGAAAACATTAAGTGGGGCCGGCCTCTGGGAATGGTGTTATTATATAGCCAACacagacttgttcccacccaaagtttactgAACTTAAAACCTTCTatccattatttaaaaaaaaaactaaatatttatttataaattaaaaataataattttgatctGAATTTAGGAATCTTAACTCTAACAAATAAGAGATCTCATAATAAAAATAGGAAAtgaatagagataaaataattttttcgtAATTTAGGATAAAGATACATATATCTCCACATCATCCTATCTCACCTTGTCTCCGTCCTCAcccttatcttttttttttattaatatttacatttaaaatactaaatattcttgtaattttaaattatttatatttttcaaatttatttatatttttattataaatattaaagtgatttaaatatgttatttatgacatttaaaataataggtgattttaatttttgttaattttgttatttaatatgtttatgttatatttaaatgatatggATAAGTTGACTAGGCATTGTCCTTGGCGATTGCTTTATAGTTGAAATCCAGGATTGTCACAGGTTTTGTTGCTGCCAAAAGGAAGTGAGTAATGTGAATTACAGTTTGGGTCTATAAAAAAGTTTCTAGTATGATTATTATAGAACAAGATTATAGAAGGCATGTTTAACATGTTTAAGTCTGCCATTTTCTTTAAACTGGTCAGAAAATTATGGTCCAAATATAGTAAAAATTCCCCTCCATCCAATGATCGTTGgctaattaaaatgattaaaaatatgaaacatcATACTGCATAACATGTATTCCGCATTTGTTTTactaaagatttaaaaaaggaAGGAAATATTTTTGCCTCATTCACACCTTTTGAGCTTGACTTGGACTTGTTGCTGCTGTGGTTCGAAACAAATGaaagtatatatacaaaaaaatcttatacaaattattgttacaaaatgtgattagatattatttgatttgaaattgagaatttcatacTTACATGTTAGATTTTAGTAATAGTTTTGTTTCGAAGATAGGATATTCAAAGTAATGTATTACAAAGTGAATATTTATTCTTGATGGCCTTTTCTTGGATAGTGAACTTAGTTTTAACTTGTTTCTACTATCCTGCAGTTAGATACGGTGAGCCTAATTTGTTCCCGGACTCTCTTCTGTACATTCGTTGTTTTTGTCTATATGTATGCattatttacccaaaaaaaacaaaaaaagaaaaaaaatcaactgaTTGTTATGGGCAAATTTAGTCACCTTGTAAGATTGCTACAATATTTTACCCGACAGTATTACAATGGCATCGGCCTGGAGACCTTTTCTATGAATCTGAAATTGGCTGgagttgatgaaaatttgacaaaaatggtGTAAATGATTACATGCATGTTTACTGTAAAGAAAACATACATTTATAGTttgcatcatcatcataattgacagaagaattaaatcAGAACATATTTTCCCAAGTGCAGTCTCTCTCAGTCTCAATTCAATTGCGAATCTGAAAGAAAAGCAAAACAATGGCATCATTACTTCTTATCAATGGATTTGACAATACATAAAGAGTAGGAGACAATTCTGCTCGCATCTCCTTCAGTACCATTGTTTTCTTCTATGCTTTCGAAAATTGGAAGTTAATTCCAGGTAGAGTAAGTAACACGCTGTCAAATAGGATTCTTGATATTATAAATTGGTGGTAAAGAATTGTGTAAAGACTCTGGAAtctgtttaaaaaatttaactaatgaTTTAAAATCCAAATATGGAACCAGTCAAACCTAAAACCAACTTGATTCGGGGATATTAGAACGCGTTGTGAATCTTAACTCAATTGAGCAAGCCACACCAAATTACGATTCAACTACCAGTTCAGCCGTGTCTGGTCCCAGCCATTGTATAGCTTGACCAGGCACTACCATGCCACACAACTTTGtttacttttagtttttttttttaactttttttttttagtattattattaatttgcatGGGAAACCCTAAAAGCTGCTTGTCTGTCTGCATGCATGCAAACCTCTTAACGGCCCAattccttaaaattaaaaaatatataggttttatatatataatagggCCTTTAAAGGCCCAATTCTTTAAATCCACAAATGCAAGCTTGAACTCCGTCACTGATtcaaatttcttcttcatcttcgatTGTCGCATTTTGTCATCGGTTATTGTTTGGGCGCTTGTCATCAGACAATGTCAAATGTAGCAAAAAGAGAACGGAAGAAAATGGAGGAGCTGCGATTGTTGCTGTTGCCATTGTCAGAGGAGCCGTGACAGATTTGGAAACCTAGGGTTTAGGAattataaggaaaaaataaattttttaaaatttaatgtcaaaaaaaattattaattttttaaacttataaaaaaaaatgatataactttttaagatttaataataaaatgataattttacccttgcctAATAAGATTATgagaagaaaagtaaagaaCCCAAACCCACGTTTgctattattaaattaactagCTAGTGGATTTgcaagtgaaaaaatattttaatactacGTTTATTAACATTGAATATAATGATTAGGAGACcaaacaacaataatttttttcactttgaaCATGCAGACAGAGATAAGGGAAAGATTCTAGAAAGAAGCTTCATAAGCCAGTCTTCAACAACTGTTCAACAACTACTGTTATcttcttttcttatttctttgAAAGATTTGTGTGAAAATTGGATTTAAACTTGGAAGTTAATTCCAGGTAAATAGAAAAGGCCTTAATAGAAAAGTTGCTCTAGGTAATGCTGTCATCAAGGCCTTAGGATGGGTTGATGCCTAGTTGgtgtttgagtttaagttttttcaaCTCAATAAATAGTATCTGTGATAGGCCattcatattttattgtcaataaaataaataatatcattaaatatataattaagtcaATCTTGAACCTAactattaaattagaattttgattcaaaatcaactCATTTAGTCAGATCGTACAAATATTCAAATGCTTATTAAAGGTTTACACAACTTAACTTTATATGGTCCGATGAATCCTTTCACTTCTTGTGGCAATAGCAGTGATTATAATTGCAATGTTGACCATAATTCTAGCTCTTTGCTTCAAGAAAAAGCTGACATCGACACTGATTGCCTTCTGGAAGAAGAAAACTAATGAACGTTCGAACTGAGCACATTTTCGAGAACTGGCTTACAAATTTAATcactaatattattttcatttccttatataattcattcaaatttttggtttacTTCACAAAGTTGAAAGTATGTCTGGGTTTAGAGAAGTGGGCTAACATTTGTGGAGATAAAGAATTGGGCCTTTAACATCcctttattttacatttttttatttttttatttttttattttagggaaTTGGATTGCAGACCATAGAAGCAGCTTTTAGGGTTTCTCTTCATCCCAATATTGGTTTACAATACTCTCAcgttcaaattaattataatattaaataagaaaaactaaaatgaaacaaagttgTGTGGCATGGTAGTGCCTTGTCAAGCTGTATAATATGGATGAGACTCGAGACTGTTGAAGAGTAGCTTATATGAACAAACAATACTTCATTCTGGATTCTTCCCTTTATCTCGGTCTTCAtctttttctaacatttctttcaaggttttgtgttaaaaattgtttgataattaatatactATACTATTTTTTAgattctaaaaattaacaaaaactagtaaaacattaaaacttatCTATTATCAAAAAAAGATTTTGCGTTAATGTATTATTTGGTTGGAAGCATTTTTATTCTATGTAATATACcacatttcttatttattaatatttcttttcttttagtcAACAGTTGAATTGAGgaaaataaacttgaataatTGGAATCCCCCCTAGAAGGGGTGTCAATATTGACTTTCCGTCAacttcttatttattaatattttattttatttttctcttctatcCCTTACATGAATTTTTTCCAGATCTAACTTCCCAAGGAAGATTTTTAAGTGAATTTATGTATTAAAGTTAATTAGAGGACTGCTGCTGCTATAGCTTTGCAGAGCTTAATTAGTTGGCACGTTTTAATATGGATGCAAATTGTTCAAGACAAAAATTTAGtgatatataataaagtttatatattactaatttcataaaaatatatatcagaCATCAAACAAGTGAAGGTCAAATTAACTTTACTTGgacaaataatttaatgatattaaGGTAAATGCTTTGCCAATTAACTTTACTTGTGCATGGGACATGTgatcttttttaattcttcatttaatttaataatggcccccaccccccccccccccccccccccccccccccccccccccgggATTCTCTATTAATTCACGGGAAGAattaaagaagataaagaaaatttggTGGACAGTGTAAACGGCTTTGGATAAGTTGACTAGGCATTGTCCTTGGCGATTGCCTTAGAGTTGGAATCCAGGATTGTCACAGGTTTTGTTGCTGCCAGAAGGAAGTGAGTAATATGAATTACAGTTAGTACAAGATTATAGAAGGCATGTGTAACATGTTTAAGTCTGCCATTTTCTATAAAACCATACCATGCATTGGCCCTTTAAACAGGTCATAAAATTATGGTCCAAATATAGTAAAAATTCCTCTCCATCCAATGATCGTTGGCTAGTTGAAATGATTAAAAACATGAAACATCATACACTACATAACATGTATTCGGCATTTGTTTTACTAAAGATTTTAAAAAGGAAGGAAATATTTTTGcctcattttacaccttttgaGCTTGACTTGGACTTGTGGCTGCTGTGgtttgaaacaaataaatcttatacGAATTATTGTTACaaaatgtgattatatattatttaatttgaaattgagaatttcaaacATACATGTTAGATTTTAGTAATAATTTGTTTCGAAGTAGGATATTTAAAGTAAGGTATTACAAAGTGAATGATTACACCTGCTGGATAAAGCTTTTCGTTCTATATTGTGAGCATAATTAAATTACCAATTTTACTAGAGCTTTCTCAACATCGCAATTGCGACTTTTATTAACAGTGTAACATAATTTCTCAAAATGGATACAATACAAACATTATTGAATTACAAGGCTAGAATGCAACTGAAGTTGTAGAATCTTTTGCAGGTGGTTCTGGGGAAGTAAAGAAAGGATTTGGTGGGATTTGCAAGGACTCAAGGCTTCCTTCCAACATTTCCACCACTCTACTAATTGTTGGTCTGTCAGAGGGATTAGTCTGGATGCACCACAAGCTCACTATTACCATCTTCTTAACACATTCATTTGTCATGCCTTCTAATCCAAGTTCTTCATCTGCCTCAAGACGTTGGTAAATCCAATGtggaaaatatatttcattgctATTTTCGACTCTAACATTGTTATTTATTCTTCCTCCAGTCATGTCTAAAACCATCATTCCATAACTATAAACATCTGACTTGTGAGAGACTATTCCAAAGTTCCTACAAAATACTTCTGGAGCAATATAACCAATAGTCCCTCGTGCAATTGTCATTGATACaatactttttttctttgagCAAATTTTAGCAAGTCCAAAATCAGATATTTTGGGACAAAAATCTTCATCTAAAAGAATGTTATGAGGCTTTATGTCAAAGTGCAAAATTCGTGTATTGCAACCATGATGTAGATATTCCAA contains:
- the LOC123213586 gene encoding PR5-like receptor kinase, whose product is MTNSFKHKLGQGGYGGVYKGHLLDGRNVAVKVLIESKSNGEEFINEVASISRTSHVNIVTLLGFCFEGRKRALIYEFMFNGSLEKFIFENNQSKTDHKLMWEALYKIAIGIARGLEYLHHGCNTRILHFDIKPHNILLDEDFCPKISDFGLAKICSKKKSIVSMTIARGTIGYIAPEVFCRNFGIVSHKSDVYSYGMMVLDMTGGRINNNVRVENSNEIYFPHWIYQRLEADEELGLEGMTNECVKKMVIVSLWCIQTNPSDRPTISRVVEMLEGSLESLQIPPNPFFTSPEPPAKDSTTSVAF